From a region of the Streptacidiphilus albus JL83 genome:
- a CDS encoding glycoside hydrolase family 47 protein produces MGPNSTFTRRSLLTATAGAALVPAVAGRATAVPRPVAVPRAAAAPLPDGARIAAEVRTEFLHGWRGYTAAAWGYDEVCPVSGRHHDFFAPGRTFGLSIVEALDTLYLMGLDTDLAESCDWIEAHLDPAQDAEVEVFEAVIRLVGGLVAGYHATGRGSLLARAREFADRLLPAFTRSPTGIPYTTVNLRTGAVQGTTVALAQAGTSVMEFGELSRLTGDDRYLDASMRAYTAVLDRRSSLDLLGTSLNAETGRWVDPASVAPNPPVDSFYEYLWGGGALLKNRQLTDWFQLLTRPVLARQSVRADGLLWFRSVDHRTGRPVGPPRQSELAAFYAGLLGKGGFLQTGADYYRSWTAALDRHPVLPETLDYTDLAAVDRGNQLRPEYPNSAFDLWRITGDGYYRQTAYRWFRSMAESQRVAGGYTVCGDVTVRGMQPGDLTPAYWFAENLKYLWLMFSGTPRFDYRRGLLSTEGKVLRGLLPG; encoded by the coding sequence ATGGGCCCGAACTCCACCTTCACCCGCCGCTCGCTGCTCACCGCCACCGCCGGAGCCGCACTGGTCCCCGCCGTCGCCGGCCGAGCCACCGCCGTGCCGCGCCCCGTCGCCGTGCCGCGCGCCGCCGCCGCGCCGCTCCCCGACGGCGCCCGGATCGCCGCCGAAGTACGGACGGAGTTCCTGCACGGCTGGCGCGGCTACACCGCCGCGGCCTGGGGCTACGACGAGGTGTGCCCGGTCAGCGGCAGGCACCACGACTTCTTCGCGCCGGGCCGGACCTTCGGCCTGTCCATCGTCGAGGCCCTGGACACCCTCTACCTGATGGGGCTGGACACCGACCTGGCCGAGTCCTGCGACTGGATCGAGGCCCACCTCGACCCGGCCCAGGACGCCGAGGTCGAGGTCTTCGAGGCGGTGATCCGGCTGGTCGGCGGGCTGGTCGCGGGCTACCACGCGACCGGCCGGGGCAGCCTGCTGGCGCGCGCCCGGGAGTTCGCCGACCGACTGCTGCCCGCGTTCACCCGCTCCCCCACCGGCATCCCGTACACCACGGTCAACCTGCGCACCGGGGCGGTACAGGGCACCACGGTGGCGCTGGCCCAGGCGGGGACGAGCGTGATGGAGTTCGGCGAGCTGTCCCGGCTGACCGGGGACGACCGCTACCTCGACGCCTCGATGCGGGCCTACACGGCGGTGCTGGACCGGCGCAGCTCGCTCGACCTGCTGGGCACCTCGCTGAACGCGGAGACCGGGCGCTGGGTCGACCCGGCCTCGGTCGCGCCCAATCCCCCGGTGGACTCCTTCTACGAGTACCTCTGGGGCGGCGGAGCACTGCTGAAGAACCGTCAACTGACGGACTGGTTCCAGTTGCTGACCAGGCCGGTGCTGGCCCGGCAGTCGGTGCGGGCCGACGGCCTGCTCTGGTTCCGCTCGGTGGACCACCGGACCGGCCGCCCGGTCGGCCCGCCCCGACAGTCCGAACTCGCGGCCTTCTACGCCGGACTGCTCGGCAAGGGCGGCTTCCTGCAGACCGGCGCCGACTACTACCGCTCCTGGACGGCCGCGCTGGACCGGCACCCGGTACTGCCGGAGACCCTGGACTACACCGACCTGGCCGCCGTCGACCGGGGCAACCAACTGCGGCCCGAGTACCCCAACTCGGCCTTCGACCTGTGGCGGATCACCGGGGACGGGTACTACCGGCAGACGGCCTACCGCTGGTTCCGCTCGATGGCGGAGAGCCAGCGGGTGGCCGGCGGCTACACCGTCTGCGGCGATGTGACGGTGCGGGGGATGCAGCCGGGCGACCTGACCCCGGCCTACTGGTTCGCGGAGAACCTCAAGTACCTGTGGCTGATGTTCTCCGGCACGCCGCGCTTCGACTACCGCCGCGGCCTGCTGTCCACCGAGGGCAAGGTGCTCCGGGGCCTGCTGCCCGGCTGA
- a CDS encoding FAD:protein FMN transferase: MAGAGLRHAEQVMGTVVSFDIRDAGAAGVDAEAGLRRAVDWLHRVDRVFSTYRPDSQISRLGRGELELADCDPEVAEVLELGAAAERDGDGRFSVRAGGLLDPSGVVKGWAVERASRILREAGSRRHCVNGGGDIQTAGEPEPGRPWGLAVAHPLHPGAFATLVRGQDIALATSGTAERGGHILDPRTGRPVGGNLASVTVVGRSLTAVDIAATTAFALGARARDWLEGRPGLEGFAVLDDGRAWWTPGFGAYAQLPEQS, translated from the coding sequence ATGGCCGGAGCGGGGCTGCGCCACGCCGAGCAGGTGATGGGCACGGTGGTGTCCTTCGACATCCGGGACGCCGGCGCCGCGGGCGTCGACGCGGAGGCCGGGCTGCGCCGCGCCGTCGACTGGCTGCACCGGGTCGACCGGGTCTTCTCCACCTACCGCCCGGACAGCCAGATCAGCCGGCTGGGGCGGGGCGAGCTGGAGCTCGCCGACTGCGACCCGGAGGTCGCCGAGGTGCTGGAGCTGGGCGCGGCGGCCGAGCGGGACGGCGACGGCCGGTTCAGCGTCCGGGCCGGCGGGCTGCTCGACCCGTCCGGCGTGGTCAAGGGCTGGGCGGTGGAGCGGGCCTCGCGGATCCTGCGGGAGGCCGGCTCGCGGCGGCACTGCGTCAACGGCGGCGGGGACATCCAGACGGCGGGCGAGCCGGAACCGGGCCGTCCCTGGGGCCTCGCGGTCGCCCATCCGCTGCACCCGGGGGCCTTCGCGACCCTGGTCCGGGGACAGGACATCGCGCTGGCGACCTCCGGCACGGCCGAGCGCGGCGGGCACATCCTGGACCCGCGCACCGGCCGGCCGGTCGGCGGCAACCTGGCCTCGGTGACCGTGGTCGGCCGCTCGCTGACGGCGGTCGACATCGCGGCCACCACCGCCTTCGCCCTGGGCGCCCGGGCCAGGGACTGGCTGGAGGGGCGCCCAGGACTGGAGGGCTTCGCGGTGCTGGACGACGGCCGGGCCTGGTGGACACCGGGCTTCGGCGCCTACGCGCAGCTGCCGGAGCAGTCCTGA
- a CDS encoding NAD(P)/FAD-dependent oxidoreductase produces the protein MERPRILVVGGGFAGVECARRLERRLAPSEADIAIVAPFSYELYLPLLPQVAAGVLTPQSVAVSLRRMLHRTRIIPGGAIGIDPRAKVCVIKKITDETVYEHYDYIVLAPGSVTRTFDIPGLVQHARGMKTLAEAAYVRDHVISQLDLADAATDRDERISRLQFMVVGGGYAGTETAACLQRVTSYAIKRYPRLNPNLIKWHLVDIAPKLMPELGDKLGSTALDLLRRRGIEVSLGVSVAEVTDTSVKLTDGRNIPCRTLIWTAGVAASPLIATLDADTVRGRLATTADMSVPQCDGMFALGDAAAVPDLAKGDGAVCPPTAQHAQRQGKVAADNVAAALRGGPMQPYFHKDLGLVVDLGGAQAVSKPMGIELTGVAAQGVARGYHLMALRTNVAKVRVMTNWLLNATAGDDFVRTGFQLRRPATLKDFEYTDTYLTKEQIKEHVASLNVRQ, from the coding sequence ATGGAACGACCTCGGATCCTGGTGGTCGGCGGCGGTTTCGCCGGAGTCGAGTGCGCCCGGAGGCTCGAACGCCGGCTCGCTCCGAGCGAGGCGGACATCGCCATCGTCGCCCCGTTCAGCTACGAGCTCTACCTGCCGTTGCTGCCGCAGGTCGCGGCCGGGGTGCTGACCCCGCAGTCGGTGGCGGTCTCGCTGCGCCGGATGCTGCACCGTACCCGGATCATCCCGGGCGGGGCGATCGGCATCGACCCCCGGGCGAAGGTCTGCGTGATCAAGAAGATCACCGACGAGACCGTCTACGAGCACTACGACTACATCGTGCTCGCCCCGGGCAGTGTCACCCGCACCTTCGACATCCCCGGGCTGGTGCAGCACGCGCGCGGGATGAAGACCCTGGCCGAGGCCGCGTACGTGCGCGACCACGTGATCTCCCAGCTCGACCTCGCGGACGCCGCGACCGACCGCGACGAGCGGATCTCCCGGCTGCAGTTCATGGTCGTCGGCGGCGGCTACGCCGGCACCGAGACGGCCGCCTGCCTCCAGCGGGTCACCAGCTACGCGATCAAGCGCTATCCGCGGCTCAACCCCAACCTGATCAAGTGGCACCTGGTCGACATCGCGCCCAAGCTGATGCCCGAGCTCGGCGACAAGCTCGGCAGCACCGCGCTGGACCTGCTGCGCAGGCGCGGGATCGAGGTGTCGCTGGGCGTGTCCGTGGCCGAGGTCACCGACACCTCGGTGAAGCTCACCGACGGCCGGAACATCCCCTGCCGGACCCTGATCTGGACGGCGGGCGTCGCCGCCAGCCCGCTGATCGCCACCCTGGACGCCGACACCGTGCGCGGGCGGCTGGCCACCACCGCCGACATGAGCGTCCCGCAGTGCGACGGGATGTTCGCCCTGGGCGACGCCGCCGCCGTGCCCGACCTGGCCAAGGGCGACGGCGCGGTCTGCCCGCCCACCGCCCAGCACGCCCAGCGGCAGGGCAAGGTGGCCGCCGACAACGTCGCCGCCGCGCTGCGGGGCGGGCCGATGCAGCCGTACTTCCACAAGGACCTGGGCCTGGTGGTGGACCTCGGCGGCGCCCAGGCGGTGTCCAAGCCGATGGGCATCGAGCTCACCGGTGTGGCCGCGCAGGGCGTGGCCCGCGGCTACCACCTGATGGCGCTGCGGACCAATGTGGCCAAGGTCCGGGTGATGACCAACTGGCTGCTGAACGCGACCGCGGGCGACGACTTCGTCCGCACCGGCTTCCAGCTGCGGCGGCCCGCGACGCTCAAGGACTTCGAGTACACCGACACCTATCTGACGAAGGAACAGATCAAGGAGCACGTGGCCTCGCTCAACGTCCGCCAGTAG
- a CDS encoding HipA family kinase, which produces MLREVRAVRYVTALREGGSLPGLVAADDGALYVAKFRGAAQGRKALVAEVVAGELARRLGLRVPELVRAEVDPVIALGEPEQQVQELVQASGGTNLGMAFLSRAFGFDPLAFPVDPLLAGRVVWFDALIGNVDRSWRNPNLLVRQGELWLIDHGASLIFHHNWPRAAASARRPFDAGDHALLRFGPRVAAADAELAGLVTEALLDEVLALVPEQWLADEPGFGSADEVRAAYTAQLAERVAGPRDWLPEVGA; this is translated from the coding sequence ATGCTGCGTGAGGTACGGGCCGTCCGCTATGTGACAGCCCTTCGGGAGGGCGGGTCGCTGCCGGGACTGGTGGCGGCCGACGACGGAGCGCTCTATGTCGCCAAGTTCCGCGGCGCCGCCCAGGGCCGCAAGGCGCTGGTCGCGGAGGTGGTCGCGGGCGAGCTGGCGCGCCGGCTCGGCCTGCGCGTCCCCGAGCTGGTCCGGGCCGAGGTGGATCCGGTGATCGCGCTGGGCGAGCCCGAGCAGCAGGTCCAGGAGCTGGTGCAGGCCTCCGGCGGGACCAACCTCGGGATGGCCTTCCTCTCCCGGGCCTTCGGCTTCGACCCGCTGGCCTTCCCGGTCGACCCGCTGCTGGCCGGGCGGGTGGTCTGGTTCGACGCGCTGATCGGCAATGTCGACCGCTCCTGGCGCAACCCCAACCTGCTGGTCCGTCAGGGCGAGCTGTGGCTGATCGACCACGGCGCCAGTCTGATCTTCCACCACAACTGGCCCCGCGCCGCGGCCTCCGCGCGCCGCCCCTTCGACGCCGGCGACCATGCGCTGCTGCGCTTCGGCCCCCGGGTCGCGGCGGCCGACGCGGAGTTGGCCGGGCTGGTGACCGAGGCCCTGCTGGACGAGGTGCTGGCGCTGGTGCCGGAGCAGTGGCTGGCGGACGAGCCGGGCTTCGGCTCGGCGGACGAGGTACGGGCGGCGTACACCGCGCAGCTCGCCGAGCGGGTCGCCGGACCGCGCGACTGGTTGCCGGAGGTGGGCGCGTGA
- a CDS encoding DUF3037 domain-containing protein: MSGPVVFEYALVRVVPRVERGEQLNAGVLVYCRPAGLVRALILLDEERLLALDPEADVAAVRSALGAVAAVCAGGGAAGQAGEDDPGRRFRWLTAPRSTVVQPGPVHCGLTTDPEGEAARLLEQFVR; the protein is encoded by the coding sequence GTGAGCGGCCCGGTGGTGTTCGAGTACGCCCTGGTGCGGGTGGTGCCCCGGGTGGAGCGCGGCGAACAGTTGAACGCCGGAGTGCTGGTCTACTGCCGTCCGGCCGGACTGGTGCGGGCGCTGATCCTGCTGGACGAGGAGCGGCTGCTGGCGCTGGACCCGGAGGCCGACGTCGCCGCGGTGCGCAGCGCGCTGGGCGCGGTCGCCGCGGTCTGCGCCGGCGGCGGTGCGGCCGGCCAGGCGGGCGAGGACGACCCGGGTCGCCGCTTCCGCTGGCTGACCGCCCCGCGCAGCACCGTGGTCCAGCCGGGGCCCGTGCACTGCGGACTGACGACGGATCCGGAGGGCGAGGCGGCGCGGCTGCTGGAGCAGTTCGTGCGCTGA
- a CDS encoding MarR family winged helix-turn-helix transcriptional regulator, which translates to MTVLSEGAAEARAQGWRALAALHARIEGEIERALQSAHALSVSEYSVLDVLSRQDTWHMRMQQLSAAVVLSQSATTRLVARLEEDGLLTRYLCATDRRGIFTEVTAAGQERLAQARPTHDAALRRALSAAEEVPELAPLVRALDAACGAVPAAG; encoded by the coding sequence ATGACAGTACTGTCCGAGGGCGCCGCGGAAGCCAGGGCCCAGGGGTGGCGGGCGCTGGCCGCGCTGCACGCCCGGATCGAGGGCGAGATCGAGCGCGCGCTGCAGTCCGCGCACGCGCTGAGCGTCAGCGAGTACTCGGTCCTGGACGTGCTCTCCCGGCAGGACACCTGGCACATGCGGATGCAGCAGCTGTCGGCGGCCGTGGTGCTCAGCCAGAGCGCGACCACCCGGCTGGTGGCCCGGCTGGAGGAGGACGGGCTGCTCACCCGGTACCTCTGCGCGACCGATCGGCGCGGCATCTTCACCGAGGTCACCGCCGCCGGCCAGGAGCGGCTGGCGCAGGCCCGGCCGACCCACGACGCGGCGCTGCGCCGGGCGCTCTCCGCCGCCGAGGAGGTCCCCGAGCTGGCCCCGCTGGTGCGCGCCCTGGACGCCGCCTGCGGCGCGGTGCCCGCGGCCGGCTGA